One Ostrea edulis chromosome 2, xbOstEdul1.1, whole genome shotgun sequence genomic region harbors:
- the LOC125678856 gene encoding uncharacterized protein LOC125678856 — translation MIPMCLQMGCGRSKPHLHHESSDDSDLDKKSKHKKSLGKSDKCVCNSGNKVGDTKENNDLSKSASNKRKDSGMFKLPQKNSGAVSSNGVQKVTQGLDVKKSKLDNGVPNTTQPKVRVTNSQLDFFKMLDEKIEQGRDYETDEESERTIENDRVSSEQ, via the exons ATGATCCCCATGTGTCTGCAAATGGGATGTGGTAGAAGCAAACCGCACTTACACCACGAGTCCAGTGACGACAGCGATTTAGACAAAAAGAGCAAGCATAAAAAGTCTCTTGGCAAAAGCGACAAGTGTGTCTGTAACTCTGGCAACAAAGTGG GTGACACCAAGGAGAACAATGACTTATCAAAGTCAGCATCCAACAAACGGAAAGATTCGGGGATGTTCAAGCTGCCACAGAAAAATTCTGGAGCAGTGTCCTCAAACGGTGTTCAGAAGGTGACACAGGGCCTG GATGTGAAGAAATCCAAACTTGATAATGGTGTGCCAAATACAACTCAACCAAAAGTCAG GGTAACCAATAGTCAGCTAGACTTCTTCAAAATGCTGGATGAGAAAATTGAGCAG GGTCGGGATTATGAAACAGATGAAGAATCTGAAAGAACTATAGAGAATGATAGGGTTTCAAGTGAACAATGA